The following are encoded together in the Humulus lupulus chromosome 5, drHumLupu1.1, whole genome shotgun sequence genome:
- the LOC133834364 gene encoding monooxygenase 2-like, with protein sequence MATATAYSFFFSSTTFVRQYSKSQQYGLSDRKCKPNLGLLMVKAQSNNSYYRSQVREEDIVIVGGGIAGLATAVSLHRQGVGSLVLEQGESLRTGGIALSLYKNGWRVLDAIGVGSDIRSQFIELQGVIIQSVDGRVLKAFNFKDEDESQEARAVERGVLLKTLASQLPPETIRFSSKLTKISRRHIGDDTMLELADGTRLSAKVVIGCEGIGSPIAKWMGFPEPKYVGYCSIRGLGYFPNGHSYQNNITNINGSGVRAGWFPVSSTKIYWNISFKRDSPGPKISDPDELRKQSKDLLRGWPAETLLNIIDHTLDDTIIRAPTADRWLWPGLNPLAYSGRVVVVGDAWHPMTPNLGQGASIALEDSVVLGRKLAHAVKSGSSSSVEEALESYERERWPVVFPLAIKANLLGEVLQTRNSIVGYFRDNIFIPRLNPQSMFKHTNFDVQPLGLHTK encoded by the exons ATGGCCACAGCAACAGCTTATTCCTTCTTCTTCTCATCAACAACTTTTGTGAGGCAATATTCCAAGAGCCAACAATATGGATTAAGTGATAGGAAATGTAAGCCAAATTTGGGATTATTAATGGTGAAAGCTCAAAGTAATAATAGTTATTATAGAAGCCAAGTCCGTGAAGAGGATATCGTCATTGTGGGTGGTGGAATTGCTGGCCTTGCCACCGCCGTATCACTCCACAG GCAAGGGGTTGGATCATTGGTACTTGAGCAAGGAGAGTCACTTCGGACTGGTGGAATTGCACTGTCTCTTTACAAGAATGGGTGGAGAGTGTTGGATGCAATTGGAGTTGGCTCTGATATCAGATCCCAATTCATTGAGCTTCAAGG GGTGATCATACAGTCAGTTGATGGAAGGGTACTAAAGGCCTTCAATTTCAAGGATGAAGATGAAAG CCAAGAAGCGCGAGCAGTCGAGAGAGGAGTACTGCTAAAGACTCTTGCAAGCCAGCTACCGCCGGAGACTATTCGTTTCTCGTCGAAGTTGACAAAGATTAGTAGAAGACATATTGGAGATGACACTATGTTGGAGCTAGCCGATGGAACTCGCTTATCTGCCAAG GTTGTAATTGGTTGTGAAGGAATTGGATCTCCCATAGCCAAGTGGATGGGGTTCCCCGAACCTAAATATGTTGGGTATTGTAGCATCCGTGGGCTTGGATACTTTCCTAATGGTCATTCATATCAAAACAACATAACCAACATTAATGGAAGTGGTGTCCGAGCAGGATGGTTTCCTGTTTCTTCTACTAAAATATATTGGAATATAAGCTTTAAGCGCGACTCTCCCG GTCCTAAAATCAGTGACCCAGATGAACTGAGAAAGCAATCGAAAGACCTACTACGAGGGTGGCCTGCCGAGACACTACTAAACATCATTGATCATACACTAGACGATACGATCATTAGAGCACCCACGGCCGATCGATGGTTGTGGCCTGGCCTTAATCCGTTGGCTTATTCAGGAAGAGTGGTGGTTGTGGGTGATGCATGGCATCCAATGACTCCCAATTTAGGACAAGGAGCTAGTATTGCGTTGGAAGACTCGGTTGTTTTGGGTAGAAAGCTTGCACACGCAGTTAAATCGGGATCATCATCGTCAGTGGAAGAGGCTTTGGAGTCATATGAGAGAGAAAGATGGCCCGTAGTGTTTCCTCTGGCCATAAAAGCCAATTTATTAGGAGAGGTTCTACAAACGAGGAATTCGATTGTTGGTTATTTTAGGGACAATATTTTCATCCCAAGGCTAAACCCTCAAAGCATGTTTAAGCATACCAACTTTGATGTTCAGCCCTTAGGCTTACACACCAAATAA